From a single Lolium rigidum isolate FL_2022 chromosome 7, APGP_CSIRO_Lrig_0.1, whole genome shotgun sequence genomic region:
- the LOC124670717 gene encoding uncharacterized protein LOC124670717, which translates to MADNTRSDRKPSLLGGDDRPADTGDEAMFLDLEVPHEADLSWVERGLLSALGVPLEQTPPTDPAGGELAVGSTGDLYYIPSGTPEKLDDSLGDQLWSRMGWDEQDFVVNVEKKQDSDDDTPL; encoded by the exons ATGGCTGACAATACCAG ATCGGACCGAAAACCTAGCCTTCTAGGAGGCGACGACCGGCCGGCTGACACCGGAGACGAGGCCATGTTCCTGGACCTGGAGGTGCCTCACGAAGCCGACCTCTCCTGGGTGGAGCGAGGATT GCTCTCTGCTCTGGGGGTGCCCCTCGAACAGACTCCCCCAACTGACCCGGCTGGTGGTGAATTGGCTGTTGGTTCAACTGGAGACTTGTATTACATACCATCTG GAACACCAGAGAAGTTGGACGACTCTCTGGGGGACCAACTTTGGAGTCGTATGGGGTGGGATGAACAAGATTTCGTCGTCAATGTCGAGAAAAAACAGGATTCAGATGATGATACTCCCCTCTGA
- the LOC124673073 gene encoding uncharacterized protein LOC124673073, translated as MAAGALELWNHGSMQILVLLSLGLQFVLFAFAGIRRREDAPVRRFLLWLAYLLADSTAVYAVGHLSFSSTVREHQLVVFWAPFLLMHLGGPDNITAYALQDNQLWLRHLQILVVQVLGAAYVLKKNLPGSGGWDLLRIASFLMFGLGVIKYGERTWALKCATLESISVSVKTQPLAIHKHVHPQDEASKEEFVLRRAHSLFHICKRAIVDSSVIEKDVVEGHEEYTTKMMHQVELWALMEIELSLMYDVLYTKAAVAHTFLGYLVRVVSPLTAAASLLLFQFTMKHGYNRADIAITYVLMGGAVFMETTSLLNALGSSWTFAFLSTTRWQWLRYAALCNKRWDRLRRVVVTLHQLVKGGGSRYASRRWSYTIGQYNMLHFCTRPASTPFTSPLLGRLAKKFGPSEWWNTKHYSASADLPVYIRRSISSYMGRLYSKGKFNTGLLRKKWGEDPLERRGLYGEGILKDSLGVEFQEGIIIWHIGTEAYLAKSQRAKAEGAAEHVHAIRVLSDYMMFLLVDRPYMLPGQPQKRIYQRICEKLVAMRSLNSKYDLRNGMVRNLFRLRDPPNSKTSRVDEREELANILYDEYENHEFSHTAPRLIHAARLAKELLEKERGGMPDTLYLVLEVWMDIIVYAGNKCSRNSHAQKLNSGGEMTTILWLMAEHLYQASL; from the coding sequence ATGGCTGCGGGGGCACTGGAGCTGTGGAACCATGGGTCGATGCAGATCCTGGTCCTCCTCAGCCTCGGGCTCCAGTTCGTTCTCTTCGCCTTTGCCGGGATCCGGAGGCGTGAAGATGCGCCCGTTCGAAGGTTCCTCCTCTGGCTAGCGTACCTCTTGGCCGACTCCACCGCCGTATATGCTGTCGGGCACCTGTCGTTCAGCAGCACTGTGCGTGAGCATCAGCTCGTGGTATTCTGGGCGCCGTTCCTCCTGATGCACCTCGGCGGTCCGGACAACATCACCGCCTATGCACTCCAGGACAATCAGCTCTGGCTCCGCCACCTTCAAATCCTCGTCGTTCAGGTCCTTGGGGCAGCCTATGTCCTTAAGAAGAACCTCCCCGGTAGCGGCGGCTGGGATTTGCTGCGGATCGCCTCCTTCCTGATGTTCGGCCTCGGCGTCATCAAGTACGGGGAGAGGACGTGGGCTCTAAAGTGCGCCACCCTGGAGAGCATCAGCGTCTCCGTCAAGACGCAGCCACTAGCCATCCACAAGCATGTCCACCCCCAGGATGAGGCGTCCAAGGAGGAGTTCGTGTTGAGACGAGCGCACTCGCTATTCCACATCTGCAAGCGCGCCATCGTCGACTCCTCGGTGATCGAGAAGGACGTCGTCGAGGGACACGAAGAGTACACAACCAAGATGATGCACCAAGTGGAGCTCTGGGCGCTGATGGAGATCGAGCTCTCCCTCATGTACGACGTCCTCTACACCAAGGCAGCCGTGGCCCACACGTTCTTGGGCTACCTGGTACGGGTCGTCTCGCCGCTCACTGCTGCAGCCTCACTGCTCCTGTTCCAGTTCACCATGAAGCACGGCTATAATAGAGCTGACATCGCCATCACCTATGTCTTGATGGGTGGTGCCGTGTTCATGGAGACGACGTCGCTCCTGAACGCCTTAGGGTCTTCATGGACGTTTGCGTTCCTCAGCACAACCAGGTGGCAATGGCTTCGGTACGCAGCGCTGTGCAACAAGAGATGGGACAGGCTTCGGCGTGTGGTTGTGACACTTCACCAGCTTGTCAAGGGAGGAGGCAGCAGGTACGCATCACGGAGGTGGTCATACACCATCGGGCAGTACAATATGTTGCACTTCTGCACTCGCCCTGCTAGCACGCCGTTCACCAGCCCTCTGCTGGGGAGGCTGGCCAAGAAGTTCGGACCCAGTGAGTGGTGGAACACGAAACACTACTCAGCGAGCGCTGACCTGCCGGTCTATATCAGGCGTTCTATCTCGAGCTATATGGGACGGCTGTATAGCAAGGGGAAGTTCAACACTGGCCTCCTCAGGAAGAAGTGGGGCGAGGACCCACTTGAACGCCGCGGGCTCTATGGAGAAGGCATCCTTAAGGACTCCCTCGGCGTCGAGTTCCAGGAGGGCATAATCATCTGGCACATCGGCACCGAAGCTTACCTGGCCAAGAGCCAGAGAGCCAAGGCCGAGGGCGCCGCCGAGCATGTGCATGCCATCAGGGTTCTATCCGACTACATGATGTTCCTGCTGGTGGATCGCCCGTACATGCTGCCAGGCCAGCcccagaagaggatctaccaacGGATATGCGAGAAACTGGTCGCCATGCGATCACTTAATTCTAAGTACGATCTTCGCAATGGTATGGTGAGGAATCTATTCCGCCTGCGCGACCCACCAAACTCCAAAACCTCCAGAGTTGACGAGAGAGAGGAGCTCGCCAACATCCTGTACGATGAGTACGAGAATCACGAGTTCAGCCACACCGCCCCTCGTCTCATTCACGCGGCACGACTCGCCAAGGAGCTGCTGGAGAAGGAGAGAGGTGGCATGCCCGATACCTTGTACCTTGTGCTTGAGGTGTGGATGGACATTATCGTCTACGCGGGCAACAAGTGCAGCAGGAATTCCCATGCCCAGAAGCTCAACAGTGGTGGAGAGATGACCACCATCCTGTGGCTTATGGCAGAACACCTCTACCAAGCGTCTCTCTAG